One Littorina saxatilis isolate snail1 linkage group LG12, US_GU_Lsax_2.0, whole genome shotgun sequence genomic region harbors:
- the LOC138981083 gene encoding HEAT repeat-containing protein 4-like isoform X1, with protein MVAKGKEQQPMSRQVSNMQTLFPCASGVTMPLLGAQGAEMRKHLRKPATTKLALKPAPVDDTPVEKRYLKKISTDIKFDEDVVKDRCFFMMPYDSKYLLEVLDPSDLVAPRKQAQKPVGRHNAHGKDLRHMPCGLKLTKPPSLTPMKKRIARKAFAMSVQAQGDTYSSSSQLDLSKQEEKSSEVFLTEVVDTASKGAKRPETLQELQQKLKTLKEKAEAEKEVQQRPRSARFKAEKPRKEWDAYLMSQLSEFTATWIVHERIPQSRQQEELQKTLESWYGKPHHTDLVQEDESEEDDDFDPLKKDEKVKPKWKKAESSLLQRVYKTTGKKGEALDPYSDDNKAPFYRQPAGIRKQKKCYEKEEAEVKQKGAEESDCSGVNATAHHIKVRIVKTPKPPTLRDFVAPGVGSTLYETDNQYEQELLAGVPQSHPCQADQVLVMASDHKYKKVLRKDYPECAERWYPPTEGEKEKNFDSVSVQSIKCERGAKRWQKLPELYDDTFEALKVVPPGYEPDYKPPSDAAANRQVKQNSTLTKILHEWRSKWNLSGQYADATFDDIIRDMADIQPHVRMKAIATAGKAAEYKPPSGLGIKIGSQLKVDDPVSSVPERVYVALDCLLGDSNAEVRRAAAITLYALERPTEKAKTILRDALQSETSSERWAAAQCLAHFGVCDSQVVDEIIRQMLNSEEPIKHEQGIALLSKVSNSTTLVHCLVAEQLNSSSWRYRVIACKILPALYGNINKDITHKLTELMWHDWHTEVRRAAAQCLGKTSHGRDVHDDVRRCIVYGNERTKLEAISRLGQLGIMTAKLLPSFLQCFDDQYVSIRSECCITCGNLQIKEEQIQNKLVHLATFDPIWKVKALAIQALGRTGVVTESIKECLLWAMRYEEKAGVRAEACHSLMALDIMDDDVISILQERLLVETSQLVRDEMVEALQIVGLSATEDMDMVAQIKGEVRKLCKRDVIASQIVLSEADEMRQQNLSNMIYQTREELERMWPKRNKFFKMENGEEYEFYLNYQSAKEKAAEEKQDERKETARERLKSPTCASEKATPQASPESPSKEQEEDEHSAGSLDTSPEPFSREGTMFTPSADKELEAILNRDDSQSQPSGESSMKSRPVTGETSTSGTHTSPETASQNSKPSLPEEYIQEMDRQLGSATGQESFNLNLGLTPARSRLGLTPSASVIDMKGSVLSLTGRRTVISEETILEREKLNEHISATYAGLSERYTGIADDLVSLDGGLNLGVPGSSSNYLTVPGEELPAPPAAQPTEQSRQIAAESVDGSESVEVDAYTLDTSSNDVSKEEAEQGVEEDGHVVISVEVSSSEHISDQSELVEDSEGSDSQSYASYSTTYPSAVAEDIAQHLLEGESTEGNVDLSTIDDSTLYTGGASQYAISARSGSADSSLD; from the exons ATGGTGGCTAAAGGAAAGGAACAACAGCCAATGTCGCGGCAAGTTTCAAACATGCAAACTCTCTTCCCATGTGCATCAGGGGTGACCATGCCTCTACTAGGTGCACAAGGTGCAGAGATGCGTAAACACCTGCGCAAACCTGCAACAACTAAACTAGCTTTGAAACCAGCCCCAGTGGATGACACACCTGTGGAGAAACGGTACCTGAAGAAAATCAGCACTGACATAAAGTTTGACGAAGATGTGGTCAAGGACAGATGTTTCTTCATGATGCCTTATGACAGCAAGTATCTGTTG GAAGTCTTAGATCCCAGTGATCTTGTAGCTCCACGCAAGCAGGCTCAAAAGCCAGTTGGTCGCCACAATGCTCATGGAAAAGACCTGAGGCATATGCCATGTGGGCTGAAGCTGACCAAACCCCCTTCCTTAACACCCATGAAGAAAAGGATAGCCAGGAAAGCCTTTGCCATGAGTGTTCAGGCACAAGGAGACACTTATTCAAGCAGCTCACAGTTAGACCTAAGCAAGCAAGAGGAAAAATCTTCAGAGGTCTTTCTGACTGAAGTGGTGGACACAGCCAGCAAAGGGGCTAAGCGGCCAGAAACACTTCAGGAACTGCAACAGAAGCTGAAAACCTTGAAGGAGAAAGCTGAGGCTGAAAAAGAAGTGCAGCAGCGCCCCAGATCTGCCAGGTTTAAAGCAGAAAAGCCGAGAAAGGAATGGGATGCCTACCTGATGTCGCAGCTGTCAGAGTTCACAGCCACATGGATTGTCCATGAACGCATTCCACAGTCCAGGCAACAGGAGGAACTACAGAAGACCCTGGAGAGCTGGTATGGCAAACCCCATCATACCGACCTGGTGCAGGAAGATGAGAGCGAGGAAGACGACGATTTTGACCCGCTGAAAAAGGAcgagaaagtcaaaccaaaatgGAAAAAAGCTGAATCATC TTTGCTGCAGAGGGTGTATAAAACCACAGGTAAAAAGGGAGAAGCCTTGGACCCATATTCAGATGATAACAAGGCTCCTTTTTATCGTCAACCGGCTGGCATTCGTAAGCAGAAAAAGTGCTATGAAAAGGAAGAAGCAG AAGTCAAGCAGAAAGGAGCAGAGGAATCTGACTGCA GTGGCGTAAATGCAACAGCTCATCACATCAAAGTGAGGATCGTCAAGACTCCAAAGCCACCAACGCTTCGAGATTTTGTCGCCCCTGGGGTAGGGTCCACGCTGTATGAGACAGACAATCAGTATGAACAAGAACTTTTGGCAG GGGTACCACAATCACACCCGTGCCAAGCTGACCAGGTGTTGGTAATGGCCAGTGACCACAAGTACAAGAAGGTGCTGCGGAAGGATTATCCGGAATGTGCCGAGCGGTGGTACCCACCCACTGAAGGAGAAAAGGAGAAGAACTTTGACAGCGTCAGCGTGCAATCCATCAAGTGTGAGCGTGGCGCCAAGAGATGGCAAAAGCTGCCCGAGCTGTATGAT GACACTTTCGAGGCACTGAAGGTTGTACCACCAGGCTACGAACCAGATTATAAACCTCCAAGTGATGCCGCGGCCAACAGACAAGTCAAACAGAACAGCACGCTGACAAAAATTT TGCACGAGTGGAGATCGAAGTGGAATCTCAGTGGCCAGTACGCAGATGCAACATTTGATGACATCATCAGAGACATGGCGGATATCCAGCCCCATGTTCGAATGAAGGCCATCGCAACGGCTGGGAAGGCAGCTGAGTATAAGCCCCCGTCAGGTCTAGGCATTAAGATTGGAAGTCAACTGAAGGTGGATGACCCTGTATCT AGTGTACCTGAGCGTGTTTACGTGGCACTGGACTGTCTGCTTGGAGACTCTAATGCTGAAGTTCGCAGGGCGGCTGCTATAACCCTCTATGCCTTGGAGCGTCCAACAGAGAAG GCAAAGACGATCCTGCGCGACGCGCTGCAGTCAGAGACCTCGTCAGAGCGTTGGGCTGCAGCACAGTGCCTGGCCCACTTCGGGGTGTGTGACTCTCAGGTGGTGGATGAGATCATCAGGCAGATGCTGAATTCCGAAGAACCCATCAAGCATGAACAGGGCATCGCTCTGCTGTCCAAAGTTAGCAACAGCACG ACGTTGGTGCACTGCTTGGTAGCAGAACAACTGAACAGCAGCAGTTGGCGCTACAGAGTTATAGCTTGCAAGATTCTGCCAGCACTCTACGGAAACATTAACAAG GATATAACCCATAAGCTCACAGAGCTGATGTGGCACGACTGGCACACAGAGGTACGGCGTGCAGCTGCCCAATGCTTGGGCAAGACTTCACATGGCCGTGACGTGCACGATGACGTCAGGCGCTGCATTGTCTATGGCAATGAGCGTACCAAGCTGGAAGCTATCAGTCGTCTTGGGCAACTTG GTATCATGACAGCCAAACTGCTGCCGTCATTCCTGCAGTGTTTTGATGACCAGTACGTGTCCATTCGCTCCGAGTGCTGCATTACCTGCGGCAATCTGCAGATCAAAGAGGAACAGATTCAGAACAAGCTCGTCCACCTTGCAACCTTTGACCCCATCTGGAAGGTCAAGGCTCTGGCTATTCAGG CGCTGGGCAGGACTGGTGTTGTGACGGAGTCTATCAAGGAGTGCCTGCTGTGGGCCATGAGATACGAGGAGAAAGCGGGAGTCAGGGCGGAGGCCTGCCACTCGCTGATGGCGCTGGACATAATGGACGATGATGTCATCTCCATCCTGCAAGAGCGCCTCCTGGTGGAGACCAGCCAGCTTGTGCGAGA TGAAATGGTGGAAGCCCTGCAGATAGTGGGCCTGAGCGCCACAGAGGACATGGACATGGTGGCTCAGATCAAGGGTGAGGTGCGGAAGCTGTGTAAGAGGGACGTCATCGCCTCCCAGATCGTCCTCAGCGAAGCTGATGAAATGCGCCAGCAGAATCTCAGCAACATGATCTACCAAACCCGGGAAGAATTGGAG CGAATGTGGCCCAAGCGGAACAAGTTTTTCAAGATGGAAAATGGCGAGGAGTATGAATTCTATTTAAATTATCAGAGCGCAAAAGAGAAGGCTGCAGAG GAAAAACAGGATGAGCGCAAAGAGACAGCCCGTGAGCGCCTCAAATCTCCGACATGTGCCAGTGAGAAGGCCACACCCCAAGCATCACCAGAGTCACCGTCCAAGGAGCAGGAAGAGGACGAACATTCTGCTGGGTCACTTGACACTTCTCCGGAGCCTTTCAGCCGCGAAGGAACCATGTTCACACCCTCTGCCGACAAAGAACTAGAGGCCATCTTGAACCGGGATGATTCCCAAAGCCAGCCTTCTGGAGAATCTAGCATGAAGTCTCGACCCGTAACTGGTGAGACCAGCACCTCTGGAACGCACACATCACCGGAAACAGCAAGCCAAAATTCTAAGCCGTCTCTCCCCGAGGAGTATATACAGGAGATGGACAGGCAGCTTGGTTCCGCCACAGGCCAGGAGTCCTTCAACCTCAACTTGGGATTGACCCCTGCTCGGTCTCGACTAGGTCTGACCCCGTCAGCCTCGGTGATTGATATGAAAGGATCGGTACTCAGCCTCACTGGACGTCGCACGGTCATCAGCGAGGAGACCATCCTCGAGCGGGAGAAGCTTAACGAGCACATCAGCGCCACCTATGCTGGTCTGAGTGAACGCTACACAGGGATTGCTGACGACCTGGTCAGTCTGGACGGCGGTCTGAACTTGGGTGTCCCTGGTTCCTCCTCCAACTACTTGACCGTCCCAGGGGAGGAGCTTCCTGCACCGCCAGCCGCTCAACCTACGGAGCAAAGCCGGCAGATTGCCGCCGAGTCTGTCGATGGTTCTGAATCCGTTGAAGTAGACGCCTACACTTTAGACACCAGCTCCAATGATGTTAGCAAAGAAGAGGCAGAGCAGGGTGTGGAAGAAGATGGCCATGTGGTTATTTCAGTTGAAGTTTCTTCCTCCGAACACATCTCCGACCAGTCTGAGCTGGTGGAGGATTCTGAGGGATCTGACTCCCAGTCGTACGCAAGTTATTCAACCACATATCCATCCGCAGTGGCAGAGGACATCGCTCAGCATCTTCTTGAAGGTGAGAGCACAGAAGGCAACGTAGACCTCTCCACCATTGATGACAGCACACTCTACACTGGTGGTGCGTCTCAGTACGCCATCTCTGCCAGGTCAGGGAGTGCTGACTCTTCCTTGGACTGA
- the LOC138981083 gene encoding HEAT repeat-containing protein 4-like isoform X2 translates to MVAKGKEQQPMSRQVSNMQTLFPCASGVTMPLLGAQGAEMRKHLRKPATTKLALKPAPVDDTPVEKRYLKKISTDIKFDEDVVKDRCFFMMPYDSKYLLEVLDPSDLVAPRKQAQKPVGRHNAHGKDLRHMPCGLKLTKPPSLTPMKKRIARKAFAMSVQAQGDTYSSSSQLDLSKQEEKSSEVFLTEVVDTASKGAKRPETLQELQQKLKTLKEKAEAEKEVQQRPRSARFKAEKPRKEWDAYLMSQLSEFTATWIVHERIPQSRQQEELQKTLESWYGKPHHTDLVQEDESEEDDDFDPLKKDEKVKPKWKKAESSLLQRVYKTTGKKGEALDPYSDDNKAPFYRQPAGIRKQKKCYEKEEAEVKQKGAEESDCSGVNATAHHIKVRIVKTPKPPTLRDFVAPGVGSTLYETDNQYEQELLAGVPQSHPCQADQVLVMASDHKYKKVLRKDYPECAERWYPPTEGEKEKNFDSVSVQSIKCERGAKRWQKLPELYDDTFEALKVVPPGYEPDYKPPSDAAANRQVKQNSTLTKILHEWRSKWNLSGQYADATFDDIIRDMADIQPHVRMKAIATAGKAAEYKPPSGLGIKIGSQLKVDDPVSSVPERVYVALDCLLGDSNAEVRRAAAITLYALERPTEKAKTILRDALQSETSSERWAAAQCLAHFGVCDSQVVDEIIRQMLNSEEPIKHEQGIALLSKVSNSTTLVHCLVAEQLNSSSWRYRVIACKILPALYGNINKDITHKLTELMWHDWHTEVRRAAAQCLGKTSHGRDVHDDVRRCIVYGNERTKLEAISRLGQLGIMTAKLLPSFLQCFDDQYVSIRSECCITCGNLQIKEEQIQNKLVHLATFDPIWKVKALAIQALGRTGVVTESIKECLLWAMRYEEKAGVRAEACHSLMALDIMDDDVISILQERLLVETSQLVRDEMVEALQIVGLSATEDMDMVAQIKGEVRKLCKRDVIASQIVLSEADEMRQQNLSNMIYQTREELEEKQDERKETARERLKSPTCASEKATPQASPESPSKEQEEDEHSAGSLDTSPEPFSREGTMFTPSADKELEAILNRDDSQSQPSGESSMKSRPVTGETSTSGTHTSPETASQNSKPSLPEEYIQEMDRQLGSATGQESFNLNLGLTPARSRLGLTPSASVIDMKGSVLSLTGRRTVISEETILEREKLNEHISATYAGLSERYTGIADDLVSLDGGLNLGVPGSSSNYLTVPGEELPAPPAAQPTEQSRQIAAESVDGSESVEVDAYTLDTSSNDVSKEEAEQGVEEDGHVVISVEVSSSEHISDQSELVEDSEGSDSQSYASYSTTYPSAVAEDIAQHLLEGESTEGNVDLSTIDDSTLYTGGASQYAISARSGSADSSLD, encoded by the exons ATGGTGGCTAAAGGAAAGGAACAACAGCCAATGTCGCGGCAAGTTTCAAACATGCAAACTCTCTTCCCATGTGCATCAGGGGTGACCATGCCTCTACTAGGTGCACAAGGTGCAGAGATGCGTAAACACCTGCGCAAACCTGCAACAACTAAACTAGCTTTGAAACCAGCCCCAGTGGATGACACACCTGTGGAGAAACGGTACCTGAAGAAAATCAGCACTGACATAAAGTTTGACGAAGATGTGGTCAAGGACAGATGTTTCTTCATGATGCCTTATGACAGCAAGTATCTGTTG GAAGTCTTAGATCCCAGTGATCTTGTAGCTCCACGCAAGCAGGCTCAAAAGCCAGTTGGTCGCCACAATGCTCATGGAAAAGACCTGAGGCATATGCCATGTGGGCTGAAGCTGACCAAACCCCCTTCCTTAACACCCATGAAGAAAAGGATAGCCAGGAAAGCCTTTGCCATGAGTGTTCAGGCACAAGGAGACACTTATTCAAGCAGCTCACAGTTAGACCTAAGCAAGCAAGAGGAAAAATCTTCAGAGGTCTTTCTGACTGAAGTGGTGGACACAGCCAGCAAAGGGGCTAAGCGGCCAGAAACACTTCAGGAACTGCAACAGAAGCTGAAAACCTTGAAGGAGAAAGCTGAGGCTGAAAAAGAAGTGCAGCAGCGCCCCAGATCTGCCAGGTTTAAAGCAGAAAAGCCGAGAAAGGAATGGGATGCCTACCTGATGTCGCAGCTGTCAGAGTTCACAGCCACATGGATTGTCCATGAACGCATTCCACAGTCCAGGCAACAGGAGGAACTACAGAAGACCCTGGAGAGCTGGTATGGCAAACCCCATCATACCGACCTGGTGCAGGAAGATGAGAGCGAGGAAGACGACGATTTTGACCCGCTGAAAAAGGAcgagaaagtcaaaccaaaatgGAAAAAAGCTGAATCATC TTTGCTGCAGAGGGTGTATAAAACCACAGGTAAAAAGGGAGAAGCCTTGGACCCATATTCAGATGATAACAAGGCTCCTTTTTATCGTCAACCGGCTGGCATTCGTAAGCAGAAAAAGTGCTATGAAAAGGAAGAAGCAG AAGTCAAGCAGAAAGGAGCAGAGGAATCTGACTGCA GTGGCGTAAATGCAACAGCTCATCACATCAAAGTGAGGATCGTCAAGACTCCAAAGCCACCAACGCTTCGAGATTTTGTCGCCCCTGGGGTAGGGTCCACGCTGTATGAGACAGACAATCAGTATGAACAAGAACTTTTGGCAG GGGTACCACAATCACACCCGTGCCAAGCTGACCAGGTGTTGGTAATGGCCAGTGACCACAAGTACAAGAAGGTGCTGCGGAAGGATTATCCGGAATGTGCCGAGCGGTGGTACCCACCCACTGAAGGAGAAAAGGAGAAGAACTTTGACAGCGTCAGCGTGCAATCCATCAAGTGTGAGCGTGGCGCCAAGAGATGGCAAAAGCTGCCCGAGCTGTATGAT GACACTTTCGAGGCACTGAAGGTTGTACCACCAGGCTACGAACCAGATTATAAACCTCCAAGTGATGCCGCGGCCAACAGACAAGTCAAACAGAACAGCACGCTGACAAAAATTT TGCACGAGTGGAGATCGAAGTGGAATCTCAGTGGCCAGTACGCAGATGCAACATTTGATGACATCATCAGAGACATGGCGGATATCCAGCCCCATGTTCGAATGAAGGCCATCGCAACGGCTGGGAAGGCAGCTGAGTATAAGCCCCCGTCAGGTCTAGGCATTAAGATTGGAAGTCAACTGAAGGTGGATGACCCTGTATCT AGTGTACCTGAGCGTGTTTACGTGGCACTGGACTGTCTGCTTGGAGACTCTAATGCTGAAGTTCGCAGGGCGGCTGCTATAACCCTCTATGCCTTGGAGCGTCCAACAGAGAAG GCAAAGACGATCCTGCGCGACGCGCTGCAGTCAGAGACCTCGTCAGAGCGTTGGGCTGCAGCACAGTGCCTGGCCCACTTCGGGGTGTGTGACTCTCAGGTGGTGGATGAGATCATCAGGCAGATGCTGAATTCCGAAGAACCCATCAAGCATGAACAGGGCATCGCTCTGCTGTCCAAAGTTAGCAACAGCACG ACGTTGGTGCACTGCTTGGTAGCAGAACAACTGAACAGCAGCAGTTGGCGCTACAGAGTTATAGCTTGCAAGATTCTGCCAGCACTCTACGGAAACATTAACAAG GATATAACCCATAAGCTCACAGAGCTGATGTGGCACGACTGGCACACAGAGGTACGGCGTGCAGCTGCCCAATGCTTGGGCAAGACTTCACATGGCCGTGACGTGCACGATGACGTCAGGCGCTGCATTGTCTATGGCAATGAGCGTACCAAGCTGGAAGCTATCAGTCGTCTTGGGCAACTTG GTATCATGACAGCCAAACTGCTGCCGTCATTCCTGCAGTGTTTTGATGACCAGTACGTGTCCATTCGCTCCGAGTGCTGCATTACCTGCGGCAATCTGCAGATCAAAGAGGAACAGATTCAGAACAAGCTCGTCCACCTTGCAACCTTTGACCCCATCTGGAAGGTCAAGGCTCTGGCTATTCAGG CGCTGGGCAGGACTGGTGTTGTGACGGAGTCTATCAAGGAGTGCCTGCTGTGGGCCATGAGATACGAGGAGAAAGCGGGAGTCAGGGCGGAGGCCTGCCACTCGCTGATGGCGCTGGACATAATGGACGATGATGTCATCTCCATCCTGCAAGAGCGCCTCCTGGTGGAGACCAGCCAGCTTGTGCGAGA TGAAATGGTGGAAGCCCTGCAGATAGTGGGCCTGAGCGCCACAGAGGACATGGACATGGTGGCTCAGATCAAGGGTGAGGTGCGGAAGCTGTGTAAGAGGGACGTCATCGCCTCCCAGATCGTCCTCAGCGAAGCTGATGAAATGCGCCAGCAGAATCTCAGCAACATGATCTACCAAACCCGGGAAGAATTGGAG GAAAAACAGGATGAGCGCAAAGAGACAGCCCGTGAGCGCCTCAAATCTCCGACATGTGCCAGTGAGAAGGCCACACCCCAAGCATCACCAGAGTCACCGTCCAAGGAGCAGGAAGAGGACGAACATTCTGCTGGGTCACTTGACACTTCTCCGGAGCCTTTCAGCCGCGAAGGAACCATGTTCACACCCTCTGCCGACAAAGAACTAGAGGCCATCTTGAACCGGGATGATTCCCAAAGCCAGCCTTCTGGAGAATCTAGCATGAAGTCTCGACCCGTAACTGGTGAGACCAGCACCTCTGGAACGCACACATCACCGGAAACAGCAAGCCAAAATTCTAAGCCGTCTCTCCCCGAGGAGTATATACAGGAGATGGACAGGCAGCTTGGTTCCGCCACAGGCCAGGAGTCCTTCAACCTCAACTTGGGATTGACCCCTGCTCGGTCTCGACTAGGTCTGACCCCGTCAGCCTCGGTGATTGATATGAAAGGATCGGTACTCAGCCTCACTGGACGTCGCACGGTCATCAGCGAGGAGACCATCCTCGAGCGGGAGAAGCTTAACGAGCACATCAGCGCCACCTATGCTGGTCTGAGTGAACGCTACACAGGGATTGCTGACGACCTGGTCAGTCTGGACGGCGGTCTGAACTTGGGTGTCCCTGGTTCCTCCTCCAACTACTTGACCGTCCCAGGGGAGGAGCTTCCTGCACCGCCAGCCGCTCAACCTACGGAGCAAAGCCGGCAGATTGCCGCCGAGTCTGTCGATGGTTCTGAATCCGTTGAAGTAGACGCCTACACTTTAGACACCAGCTCCAATGATGTTAGCAAAGAAGAGGCAGAGCAGGGTGTGGAAGAAGATGGCCATGTGGTTATTTCAGTTGAAGTTTCTTCCTCCGAACACATCTCCGACCAGTCTGAGCTGGTGGAGGATTCTGAGGGATCTGACTCCCAGTCGTACGCAAGTTATTCAACCACATATCCATCCGCAGTGGCAGAGGACATCGCTCAGCATCTTCTTGAAGGTGAGAGCACAGAAGGCAACGTAGACCTCTCCACCATTGATGACAGCACACTCTACACTGGTGGTGCGTCTCAGTACGCCATCTCTGCCAGGTCAGGGAGTGCTGACTCTTCCTTGGACTGA